The genomic window GTGGCCTGGGTGCTCAGTCGCTTTTCACGTCGCCGGGCATAGGCCAGCAGACTTACGCCGCTCCGGCCTTGAACTCTGGAACGGCATCCTTGAGGACGGCGACGATCACATTGCGCTGCTCGCCGTTGACGGCTTTTTCAAGGGTGATCAGCCAGGTCTGCAGCGTATCCAGCGGCGGCTCATTGGGGCGTGCCGCCACGATGCCTTCGATGCCGATCTCGGCGGTCGGCTCTTCATGGGCAAACAGGATTTCATTCATTCGTTCGCCCGGCCGCACGCCGGTAAATACGATCTCGATGTCATACCCCGGCTGCAAACCGGACAGCCGGATGATGCGCTCGGCAAGATCGACGATTTTCACCGGCTGTCCCATGTTCAGCACGTAGACCGACACGTCAGGGCGCACCGGAGCGAGCGCGTGCGTGGCGGCCGTCACCACCAGATCACAGGCCTCGCGAATGGTCATGAAGTAACGGACCATGTCAGGGTGCGTCACCGTCACCGGGCCGCCGGCTTCGATCTGCGCCTTGAACTTCGGCACCACCGATCCGTTTGAGGCCAGGACGTTGCCGAAGCGAACTGAAATCAGCCGCATCGGCGTTTTGTGAGGCGCCGCGTTCATCAAATGCCGATCGAGTGCCTGACAATACATTTCGGCAAAGCGCTTGGTCAGCCCGAGCATCGAGACCGGCTCGATCGCCTTATCGGTGGAAATCATCACCATGGCCTGGGCCCCTGCAGCCGCGGCGGCGTCCGCCACATTGACGGTGCCGAAAATGTTGGTCTTGACGCCTTCGCCCCAGTCGCGCTCCAGAATTGGCACATGCTTGAGCGCCGCCGCGTGAAACACGATGTCCGGCTGAAACGCGTTCATCAGATGCATGATGCGGGCCCGATCGCGAATGTCGGCGATCCGGCCTTCGACCGCGGCCGCGGGAAACTTGGCCATCAGACTTTCGGTCACCGCATGCAAGGCAGGCTCAGAGTGTTCAATGATCAGGAGACGTGACGCGCCGAACGTCACCGCCCGGTCGCAGATCTCCGATCCGATCGAGCCGCCGCCCCCGGTGACGACGACCGACTTTCCACGGACGAGCTCTTCCAGGCGCTGATAATCAATCTTCACACTTGGCCGGAGCAGCAAATCTTCGACCGCGACCGGAGCAAGTCGCGGGGCTTCACCGCTGGCTTCCAGCGAGGGCAAGCGGCTGACGGCCAGACCGAGTTTACGCGCCCGCATCAAAACTGATTCGGCCGAGGAATCGGCTTCAAATGCCGATGGCAGCATGACGACGCGTTCGATCGGCTGCTGCCGGCGCACAAAGTCCTCGACAATGTCGGTGAGGTAATCCACCCCGCCCAAGACGGGGAGACCACGGATCGACTGACCGCGATCGGCCGGGGACGGCGACAACACGCCAACCGGCCACATCCGCCTCACAGCGCCGCTTTCGATCCCCCGCAGCAGCACCTCGGCGTCCGCCGCGCGCCCGATCAAGATTGTCGGCGCGGCATTTTGGCTGCGGGCCTGGTTGATTGTCCGCGTATACCGGAAGTAGCGATAGGCGACCCGGGTGCCGCCGAGGGCAAATATCTGCAAAAACCAATAGATGATGATGGTCGTCTTGCCGAAAAAGAATGTCCCGTAAACATTCGGGGCAATGAAAATATAATCGAGCACCAGCAGCGCCAGCGCCAGAACCGTCGACGCCTTCACGATATTGAAAAGATCGGGGGAGCGAGATGAAGCGCCACTTCGTCACCGTCAACTTGAAGAGATAGCAAACGACGACACTGAGCAGGACGAAGTAGGGCAAAATCCGCCACAGCAGCGGCAAACGCTCCAAAAGCCCGCCATGCTCAAAACGAAGATAGAAGGCGACAAAGACGGCAAATATCGTCGCCAGCGCATCGTGCGTCGCGATCAGAGCATTCCGCCAGGTCAGGTGCGCAAACGGTCTAGTCATGGTTGCGTTATCTCTCCGCAGCAGAATCCGATATTTTTCTCGGACCACCTCCACCTGAAGAACCGCGAATACGGGACAGCATGCCTCCGGCTACGCCGACCGCCAACACATAGATCCACCCTTCTCCAAAGTCGAAAAGGTGGGAGTTGAACAGAGAGCCCACGAAATTCTCAACCACTGCAGCTAGACCGATCCAGGAGATCAATCCGGGCATCAGAAACATTTTCAAGTGCGCAAGCCACATCGCATAGAGCACAATACAACCAAGCAGTCCCCACTGAACGGCAACATTCAGCGTTTGGTTGTGAGGATTTCCAATAATCTCCGCCGAAACTCCTTCCTTCCCAATGGCATCTTTTTCGAACAGCGTTTTCGTTGATCCCGTGCCGTTGCCGAACAAGGGCGCGTCTTGGATGAACTTGAGCGACTTGCGCCAGTATTCGAGGCGCAACCCCGTCGAGGTCGACGCATTCTGGTCGTGATATTCTTCGTACTCGACCGATACACTGGACGCACGCATGCGCAGATAGGGTGACGACGCCCAAAACAACGCCCCTGCAGCGACAGCAACAGCAGTTATGATCAACACGCCACGACGATTAAAATGCAACAGCGCAAAGATCAGAAGTAGGAACGGCACGCAGACCCACACCGTCCTTGAACTGACGACGAACGCCATGTTGCAGAGGAATCCAATACTCACCAAAACTAATGCCAGCGCTTGGCGCTTAAAATTCGCGCGCCACAAATAAACGGCAGCACCAAAGCCTCCGAAAGCGCACAACGCAAATTCCTGGCCTTGCACGATGTAGTTTTTCACCGGCACGCCTGGAGAACGTGCCGGATCAAGGGCCAAGCGCGGGTCGATGAAGATTAGCCATGAAGCCAGCATCACCAGTGTGCACGACGCCAAAAACGCAACAATCACCCAAAACCCGCGTTTCGATGTCTCAAAGTGATAGATGAGCAGCGGAATCGCCAACAGCTTGGTGACCGGATTGATGCCGTGCAACCGAGCCGGCCATAGAACATCTGTTGACCAAAGCGTTCCAACAACGGCCAGCATAAACAGTGCGAGCGGCAATGCGGATGCCGGCCGCTTCAGCGATTGAAAAAAGCGCTCCACGTCAAACGTGGGGAGCAGGGTCAAGAACCACAGGACAGCGAAGATAGCTACCAGTGACGTGGACCACGGCAGCGATACCGCCAGAAGTATGATGAAGATGTCCGACGCTCTGGTCCACACTGCCGGACCACGCCAAAGCGATGACGTCGGAGCGATATCGCTGGATGTATTCGCGGTCATGCCCGGTTCTCTCGCGCACGCTTAACCAGCGATGTCGTACTATGGCCCGGCAAGATATCGACGAGTACAACTTCCCCACCATTTGCAGCGACGATTTCGTGACCCACCACCTGCTCGCGGGTATAATCGCCACCTTTCACCAGCACGCTCGGCTTAATCCGAGTGATGAGTTCCAGCGGCGTATCCTGCTCGAAGATCACAACGAGGTCGACCGCCTCCAGCGCAGCAAGCACCTCGGCACGCGCACGCTCATCCTGCACTGGTCGGTCTGGCCCCTTGAGACGTCGCACCGATGTATCGCTGTTGAGACCGACAATCAGGCGGTCGCATGCGGCTCGCGCTTGGGTCACAACCCGAACATGACCCGGGTGCAGAATGTCAAAGCATCCGTTGGTGAAGCCTACCCTCAGTCCCTCCCTGCGCCATTCGGCTAGGTGTGCGTCCAGATCAGTCACGCTCGACGCGATCTTTTCCTCCGCCGCCAGTGATGCATGTGGCAGAATCTTGCGCCTCAACTCCGCCAGCGAAACAGTCGCCGTTCCCGGCTTGCTCACCGCCACTGCGGCCGCGGATGTCGCGCAGCGTAGCGCGGTTTCCCAATCCGCTTTTGCCGCCAGCGTGACCGCCAGCGTCGCGACAACAGTGTCACCCGCACCTGATACATCGCGAACCTTCGCGGGCTGCGCAGGAACATGAATCAGGCTTCCATCCCGATGAGCGAGTGTCATGCCGTGTTCGCTCCGTGTGACCAGCACCGCCTCGGCATCGGCCGTGCGCAACGCCTCGATCGAAGCCTCAGCGATATCGTCATCGGAGTGAATCCGGCGTCGTGTCGCTTCGGCGAATTCCTTACGGTTCGGTGTAAGCAGCGTCGCGCCGCGATAAATTGCGAAATTCGCGCTCTTCGGATCGACGATCACTTGCTTCCCGAGCTTACGCGCCGCGTCGATGACATTGCGTATGACGCGAGCAGTGAGCACACCTTTGGCGTAGTCGGACAACAACACGACATCCACGCGGGGTAGAGCTGCAACAACGGCATCGATGAGCTTTCTCTCGACATCTTCGGATGCAGACGCAGCCAATTCCCAATCGGCCCGGAGCATATGGGTCGAAAAGTGCTCGGACACGAAGCGTACCTTCCGCGTCGTGGGCCGAGTCGGGTCCATGACCAACGCCAGCTCGATCAGTTTTTCTTTCGCAAGTTCCGACTTGAGCACATTGCCTGCGGCATCGTCGCCGATCAGACCAACGAAGATACAGCGCGCGCCAAGCGAGGCGATATTCCGTGCGACGTTGCCTGCCCCTCCGACGTTGATTTCACTCCGCTGAGCCGCAATCACAGGCGCAGGCGCTTCGGGTGAGATCCGAGAAACCTCACCGTAGACAAACTCGTCCAGCATGAGATCGCCGATGCATAGCACCGTCTGGCAGCCGATCGCTTGCGACAGCGCGTCAAAATCAAACATGAAAACGCCCGTATCCTTTGTGCACGGTCAACGGTAGCGGTCGGCTTGATCGAGGAAGCCTTTGACATAACTGCCGACGGCGTCTTCGAGCTTGGTGAAACCGCCATTGTAGCCTGCTCGGCGA from Nitrobacteraceae bacterium AZCC 1564 includes these protein-coding regions:
- a CDS encoding O-antigen ligase (product_source=KO:K02847; cog=COG3307; ko=KO:K02847; pfam=PF04932; transmembrane_helix_parts=Inside_1_29,TMhelix_30_52,Outside_53_71,TMhelix_72_89,Inside_90_124,TMhelix_125_147,Outside_148_166,TMhelix_167_189,Inside_190_195,TMhelix_196_213,Outside_214_216,TMhelix_217_234,Inside_235_238,TMhelix_239_261,Outside_262_339,TMhelix_340_357,Inside_358_363,TMhelix_364_386,Outside_387_395,TMhelix_396_413,Inside_414_432) produces the protein MTANTSSDIAPTSSLWRGPAVWTRASDIFIILLAVSLPWSTSLVAIFAVLWFLTLLPTFDVERFFQSLKRPASALPLALFMLAVVGTLWSTDVLWPARLHGINPVTKLLAIPLLIYHFETSKRGFWVIVAFLASCTLVMLASWLIFIDPRLALDPARSPGVPVKNYIVQGQEFALCAFGGFGAAVYLWRANFKRQALALVLVSIGFLCNMAFVVSSRTVWVCVPFLLLIFALLHFNRRGVLIITAVAVAAGALFWASSPYLRMRASSVSVEYEEYHDQNASTSTGLRLEYWRKSLKFIQDAPLFGNGTGSTKTLFEKDAIGKEGVSAEIIGNPHNQTLNVAVQWGLLGCIVLYAMWLAHLKMFLMPGLISWIGLAAVVENFVGSLFNSHLFDFGEGWIYVLAVGVAGGMLSRIRGSSGGGGPRKISDSAAER
- a CDS encoding FlaA1/EpsC-like NDP-sugar epimerase (product_source=COG1086; cath_funfam=3.40.50.720; cog=COG1086; pfam=PF02719; superfamily=51735; transmembrane_helix_parts=Inside_1_6,TMhelix_7_29,Outside_30_32,TMhelix_33_55,Inside_56_554), which produces MKASTVLALALLVLDYIFIAPNVYGTFFFGKTTIIIYWFLQIFALGGTRVAYRYFRYTRTINQARSQNAAPTILIGRAADAEVLLRGIESGAVRRMWPVGVLSPSPADRGQSIRGLPVLGGVDYLTDIVEDFVRRQQPIERVVMLPSAFEADSSAESVLMRARKLGLAVSRLPSLEASGEAPRLAPVAVEDLLLRPSVKIDYQRLEELVRGKSVVVTGGGGSIGSEICDRAVTFGASRLLIIEHSEPALHAVTESLMAKFPAAAVEGRIADIRDRARIMHLMNAFQPDIVFHAAALKHVPILERDWGEGVKTNIFGTVNVADAAAAAGAQAMVMISTDKAIEPVSMLGLTKRFAEMYCQALDRHLMNAAPHKTPMRLISVRFGNVLASNGSVVPKFKAQIEAGGPVTVTHPDMVRYFMTIREACDLVVTAATHALAPVRPDVSVYVLNMGQPVKIVDLAERIIRLSGLQPGYDIEIVFTGVRPGERMNEILFAHEEPTAEIGIEGIVAARPNEPPLDTLQTWLITLEKAVNGEQRNVIVAVLKDAVPEFKAGAA
- a CDS encoding D-beta-D-heptose 7-phosphate kinase/D-beta-D-heptose 1-phosphate adenosyltransferase (product_source=KO:K03272; cath_funfam=3.40.1190.20,3.40.50.620; cog=COG2870; ko=KO:K03272; pfam=PF00294,PF01467; superfamily=52374,53613; tigrfam=TIGR02198,TIGR02199), which encodes MFDFDALSQAIGCQTVLCIGDLMLDEFVYGEVSRISPEAPAPVIAAQRSEINVGGAGNVARNIASLGARCIFVGLIGDDAAGNVLKSELAKEKLIELALVMDPTRPTTRKVRFVSEHFSTHMLRADWELAASASEDVERKLIDAVVAALPRVDVVLLSDYAKGVLTARVIRNVIDAARKLGKQVIVDPKSANFAIYRGATLLTPNRKEFAEATRRRIHSDDDIAEASIEALRTADAEAVLVTRSEHGMTLAHRDGSLIHVPAQPAKVRDVSGAGDTVVATLAVTLAAKADWETALRCATSAAAVAVSKPGTATVSLAELRRKILPHASLAAEEKIASSVTDLDAHLAEWRREGLRVGFTNGCFDILHPGHVRVVTQARAACDRLIVGLNSDTSVRRLKGPDRPVQDERARAEVLAALEAVDLVVIFEQDTPLELITRIKPSVLVKGGDYTREQVVGHEIVAANGGEVVLVDILPGHSTTSLVKRARENRA